The following coding sequences lie in one Pelecanus crispus isolate bPelCri1 chromosome 9, bPelCri1.pri, whole genome shotgun sequence genomic window:
- the ANO7 gene encoding LOW QUALITY PROTEIN: anoctamin-7 (The sequence of the model RefSeq protein was modified relative to this genomic sequence to represent the inferred CDS: deleted 3 bases in 2 codons; substituted 3 bases at 3 genomic stop codons) — MEKKVVHYLLLSTPWSVVCCYAKELQLHVPLQALPRQTSNWSASVLQRLGICNLGAQEVSNLPLDYYTCPFKANKLHWFLGNDEQDTFLSTTQRHQILYEILAMTQYSHSKEXKVGVDWLLSENVFTAAFPLHEGPYKLRPEELAAGSLRQCQVLFQYWASWGKWNKYQPLDHVRKYFGEEVAFYFAXLGFYTGWLLPATMVGTVVFIVGVFLMFKDVPLQEICMSKEYWMCPLCKTCPYWQLSKICSMFLAGQLFDHGGTIFFSIFMSLWAVLFLEFWKQTNASLAHHWDCPEFEDIEVVRGPQFMATAPMTIINPITGVEEPYFPKHSHLHWILAGLMVIIMMIAIVVMFMVSIILYWAMVAILLSSSGYFWFVASASRITSITGSVVNLNFILILSKICISLAHFLTKWEMHHAQTKYENAFTFKVFIFQFVTFYSFPIYIAFFKGKFVGYPGNYLSFLGIHNEECSSGGCFIELAQELLVIMVGKQIINNVQEVAIPKLKCWWHKNKLLSTKKMGEEGESVLVEQVPWVMDHQLLMFEGLFDEYLEMVLQLGFITIFVAACPLAPLFALLNNWVEIRLDAHKFVCIHQRPMAERAQGIGIWFSILEAITHLAVISNAFLIAFTSDFLPCVYYEYIHDSSLCGYANFTLAYTPXDFVLQSNTTCRYRAFRDQEGNLILTYWQLLAIRLAFIIMFEVPAAEPCRVPQGTLVPDTPESMEVKMKREWYLAQEALAENNVGCGSSSASSFKVLLERRETRSNTSVTGLAAGRDWETEQFASS; from the exons ATGGAGAAGAAGGTGGTGCATTACCTGCTGCTGAGCACACCCTGGAGCGTGGTCTGCTGCTACGCCAAGGAGCTCCAGCTCCATGTGCCACTGCAG GCGCTGCCCAGACAGACCTCCAACTGGTCGGCCAGTGTGCTGCAGCGGCTAGGCATCTGCAAC TTGGGGGCCCAGGAGGTTTCCAACCTGCCACTGGACTACTACACCTGCCCCTTCAAGGCCAACAAGCTGCACTG GTTCCTGGGGAATGATGAGCAGGACACCTTCCTCTCCACCACCCAGCGGCACCAAATT CTCTATGAGATCCTGGCCATGACACAGTACAGCCACTCCAAGGAGTAGAAGGTGGGGGTGGACTGGCTGCTGAGCGAGAATGTCTTCACAGCTGCCTTCCCTCTGCATGAG gGTCCCTACAAGCTCCGGCCGGAGGAACTGGCCGCTGGCAGCCTCAGACAGTGCCAAGTCCTCTTCCAGTACTGGGCCAGCTGGGGGAAGTGGAACAAGTACCAGCCACTGGATCACGTCCGCAAGTACTTTGGGGAGGAGGTTGCTTTCTACTTCGCCTAGCTGG GCTTCTATACAGGATGGCTCTTGCCTGCCACAATGGTGGGGACAGTGGTGTTCATTGTGGGCGTTTTCCTGATGTTCAAAGACGTACCTTT GCAGGAGATCTGCATGAGCAAAGAGTACTGGATGTGTCCCCTCTGCAAGACCTGTCCCTACTGGCAGCTCTCTAAAATCTGCAGTATGTTCTTG GCAGGACAGCTCTTTGACCATGGTGGGACCATCTTCTTCAGCATCTTCATGTCCCTGTGGGCAGTGCTGTTCCTGGAGTTCTGGAAGCAGACCAATGCATCCCTGGCTCACCACTGGGACTGCCCTGAGTTTGAGGACATCGAGGTGGT CCGTGGGCCCCAGTTCATGGCCACAGCTCCCATGACAATAATAAACCCTATAACAGGTGTGGAGGAGCCGTATTTCCCCAAGCACAGCCACCTCCACTGGATTTTGGCTGGCTTGATGGTCATTATAATGATG ATTGCCATCGTGGTGATGTTCATGGTCTCCATTATCCTCTACTGGGCAATGGTCGCCATTCTCCTCTCCAGCTCAGGGTACTTCTGGTTTGTGGCTTCG GCATCCCGCATCACCAGCATCACCGGCTCAGTGGTGAACCTCAACTTCATCCTCATCCTCTCCAAGATCTGTATTTCCCTGGCTCATTTCCTTACCAAGTGGG AGATGCACCACGCCCAGACCAAGTATGAGAATGCCTTCACTTTCAAAGTGTTCATCTTCCAGTTTGTCACCTTCTACTCATTTCCCATTTACATCGCCTTCTTCAAGGGCAA gTTCGTTGGCTACCCTGGGAATTACCTGAGCTTTCTGGGGATCCACAATGAGG AATGCAGCTCAGGCGGGTGCTTCATTGAGCTGGCACAGGAGCTTCTGGTCATCATGGTGGGGAAGCAGATCATCAACAATGTGCAGGAGGTGGCCATCCC GAAACTGAAGTGCTGGTGGCACAAAAACAAGCTCCTCTCCACTAAGAAGATGGGTGAAGAGGGGGAGTCAGTCCTGGTGGAGCAGGTGCCCTGGGTGATGGACCACCAGCTGCTGATGTTCGAGGGGCTGTTTGATGAGTACCTGGAGATGG tCCTGCAGTTAGGCTTCATCACGATCTTTGTGGCAGCCTGTCCCCTGGCACCCCTCTTCGCTCTGCTCAACAACTGGGTAGAGATCCGCCTGGATGCCCACAAGTTTGTCTGTATCCACCAGCGGCCCATGGCTGAGCGGGCACAGGGCATTGGCATCTGGTTCTCCATCCTGGAGGCCATCACTCACCTGGCCGTCATCAGCAAT gcCTTCCTCATCGCCTTCACCTCCGATTTCCTGCCCTGTGTGTACTATGAATACATCCATGACAGCAGTCTGTGTGGCTATGCAAACTTCACCTTGGCATACACACCGTGAGACTTTGTCCTGCAGAGCAACACCACATGCAG ATACAGAGCGTTTAGGGATCAGGAA GGCAACTTGATCTTGACTTACTGGCAGCTGCTGGCCATACGCTTGGCCTTCATCATCATGTTTGAGGTACCAGCTGCTGAGCCCTGCAGGGTGCCCCAGGGCACT CTGGTACCTGACACTCCTGAGTCCATGGAGGTCAAGATGAAGCGTGAATGGTACCTGGCCCAGGAGGCCCTGGCTGAGAACAACGTGGGCTGTGGCAGCTCCTCGGCCTCCTCCTTTAAA GTCCTTCTGGAGAGACGGGAGACAAGAAGCAACACCAGCGTCACAggtctggctgcaggcagggactgggaaaCTGAGCAgtttgccagcagctga